The Dromaius novaehollandiae isolate bDroNov1 chromosome 9, bDroNov1.hap1, whole genome shotgun sequence nucleotide sequence AGTGGGTTGGCCATGCTGGGAAAGGCTGAGatgattcaaaaaagaaaaagtgaaggtCAGAGGCTGTACTGCTCTGGTACCTTTGTCACAATAAGGAACTTCCTCAAGGTATGATACTATTTGTATATATTAGCTAAAATAATTAGCTACAAATACTGATTCAGCTAGAGATCAACTAGAAgaattttgtctcttttcttttttctttaatcaaagaCTGCAGTACCAGTGAACAGGATAGGATTTAagtttccatcagaaaaaaatgtcagaaataatGTCTTCAAAATAATTTGCTCTTTTGGGaaatcttttctcaaaaaaaattttttttgaatattccATTGCATAGATGTTCAAGTTGAATGagcatatttacattttaagttaCTCCAAGCAGCATTAGTTTGGATCAGATAAATAAAACATCAAAGTGCATTTCTCTGTTGAGACACAattctttaaagaaacagcagctgAGGCATCAGTCACTGTTATGGGCAGATTTCCTTGCAGGACTACATCTCCCATAATGCAGGATGTATTTTGCTCTTAAGAGTGTGCTGGAATCATATGATTCAAGGAATTTATAACCCAGCTAAGATAACAGCACTAAAGAGAGAAGGAAGGCCTGGGTACTACAGCTACCACAAAACAGAATATTGCCACTATGTGTAATAATGCTACTTACCTTTTATTCAGCGCTTTTTGCAGTGGAATTCAGAATAATTCATAAAAAAGCCAGTGCCATTATCCCTGCtccacagatggggaaactgaggcagggagaaTATGAGTTACTCAAGGGCATGACAAAGGGTAGTTGCAAAGCTGGGAATAGGTGCCAGGTTCCCCAAGCTCCAGACCTGTGCTCTATCCACTGAGCACTGAAATGATTTAGAATAAGGCATTTCATTTAGTTAAGTAAATGGGAATTAAATGATTGGATTTTAGAAAGCTGAGGGATTTAACTGTAAGCATCATTGAAACTTTGAATTCCAATTGAAATTCCATTTTGAAGTTTCTCTTCCACAAAATGGTgtaattttgaaatattcatcCTAATgtggaatgaaaataaatgtgaatattTCCTGCAGTTCAGAAATTTGAATTTAACAAATTGTTACTACCAGGTTTATAAATACTTAATATCTGAAAATAAGTCCCATAAATGTTGTAATTAGCCTTTTTTTGTTGAACAAGTACGTACAGGATTTTTAGCCAGGTGGTTTAAACTTCTCAAAATAGAGAAATCTCAAGCTCATGTTGCCGTTCAAATTTACAACCAGATAGTTTCCTTTTTATTAACTGCAGTATGTGTAATATGCCACAAGATGTCTCAGTGCTGAAATACTAAAATGTATACAAGTTTTTTTTATGATATTATTACATTTAGAGAAGGGTTTTCAATATTTGGTTTGGGTTTTCCCTAATACTCGATGGTGGCTTTTTAGTACCACAAGAGAAAGAAAGGTGTATACCTACTTACCCATTAGTGTagagaataaattattttaaatggtcAGTGAACCTAATGATTCCTTGGAAAATCTTAATTTTCAAGAAATAAAGGCTTAGTTTATAGCCCTTACTAAGCAGGTGATCTCTAAGAAATAAGAATGTTTTCCTATGTAGATTAAATggaagagctttttttttgttttacaatgttacctactgtattttatttccataacatttaattttaataaaacgttacatatttttaattattcgTACTCACTTGGgattaatattatttaaaattactgtgAGGATTCAGTCAGTTATTTGTGTAACATTGTCTTTAAGAGTACATTATCTTACTAAAATCCACCCGATGGTGGATCCCTGAGCATGAGACCTGAGAGGCTTGTACAAAGATGAGGAACTAACATCAATTTAAGTTGTTTACGaaatgcaatacatttttttcttgtatcaaAATTAAATCAGGGACTGTTGCATAAATTTATGATGGTCCTAAACAAAATTAGACCTTTTCAGAATTAAGAATCAATTAAGAAAATGTTGAGAGACTAACTTTCTTCAGTGATTAATGTGTATGCTCTAGATAAAGTAACTGCAAACTATTGATTAAGGCACAGTTACCCTTTAACTGTCAAGGACAATTGTTAGGGAGATTAACCTTTCTCTAAATCAATGAGGTAGTTGCTGTAGTCCCCAGgtatattttctaaaaagaaagaacacaCAAGGCAAAGGTTTCAGAGCTAAATGATTTATTTAAGATCACAAAATTACTTATTTTAGCAGATATCCTATGAGATTTGGGTTACTTATGGCAGTAGTATAATGTCTAGAAGCCCTTCTCATCAGTCAGGCAGTGTATGAAGCACAGAATGAGAAAATGATCTTTGCACCAGAGAATGCACAGTCTAAGGCTAAAAGGCAACAGATGAATAAAGAAGGGGAGCACAAGGAAATAATAAAAGAACACTCATCAGAAGATATATTCAGGGGCCTCATcataaaacataaaacaacatGTAACAAGTATAGTCAGGATTTTTGCATACATCACGGGAAAGGAGTGCTTTAAGGAaggatctgaaagaaaacaaatgattttgcAAATGTTTGTGGACAGTTGCTTCCAGGTATAAAGAGCAGCAGGAAAGCAAGTACAAAAACACTCAATGAACATCTATTAAAAAGACCATGGAAACTGGCATCACCATTTTGATAATCAGTGGAGGACAGGGAAAGTGAGAACAGCTCTGCTGTGCAGAGACACACAACTGCAAATATGTAACTGGGGGGAGGACGCAGGGGAGGCAAAGGGTATGGGGAGGCGTCTCCTGGTGACAGCCTGACTTAGCATTAAATGCTGCACAATGTGAAATTACGCTGCAGATACACTGTGGACCTACACAGGCAGTGTAGTGGGTGTGTGAGtgctacaaaaatatttatcacAGCTAAGAAACAGATTATTGTAGAAACTGATACACAAGATAATGCGCAATTTGTTGAAATTATATGTGTTTAAAGTAAGAAGTGTTTTCAGTCATGTTACTGTTTTATGAGTACATACTTGCAAATAGTATCTGCAGTATGATAGGTGTTTTATGTGTAGGGTCTCCATCCTCAAGAGTTTACAACCTGAATTACAGACACTTAACTAATCTAGACTTTGTGATCTGCTGAAATATATATCTGGAATCTGTATGTCTGTGCTTCAGACAGGAGTGTAGAATAGCAATACTTTAGCTAATTTTAAATGTAAGAAGTCTAATTGTTGCAGCACAAAACTCAGCAAGGGTGATGTACTTTGCCAAGAAAGCCTgtttaaaacaattttatatGCATACAGTGCTTCAGAATGGTGTGTTTCTGTGTACTGGGCTtagaaattatgttttaaatagaGAAATCTTTCCTTTAGTTGTTTCagttcatctttcagaaaggaggaggaggtggcaacAGAGACATTTTGAGTAATTCACACAGCTGTAAAAGCTTGCATTACGTGATGTTGTAAAAGCTTTGCCCTGCATTCCTTATACTCAGGAATAGATAAGGAATATgttccttcattttcatttgattCTACAGAGTATTCAGTTACTGAGAGAGTTGTCTCCATAGAGAAGGATGGAGTGTTAACTGTCCAAATTTGCAATGGGTTCTTGCGCTGCTTCCCACCTTCCCTTAAAACAGCCTtaatcctattttgtttattattaGAATTCTTATTAGCTCCATTATGGCTATTTCAAAACTGAGAAGGCTCATCATGATCTTGTGCTACAATAATCTTATCAGTGACTGATCAAAAAGACAAACCCCATACTCCAGATTTGTCAACTTACAAATTGTCCCACCCAAACATGTCCCAGTGGATAGCCTCAAGTGGGGACAGGATACAACATGCCTCACAAATCACTGATCCTGCCCTTTCTGTATTTCACAATCTCAGATATGTGCCATTTATTTCTACATGGATGACTATTCTGTCAGCAGAAATGAACAGGTACAGCCAACCATGTGTAAGAAATATTAGCAGACACTGAAGGACTCGTTCAGTTTAGCTACaattattttacagcttttaTTGCGGTTGCACAAGACTGCCAATATGCATTAATAGGAAGTGCAAGAAACACTCGGTTATGAGTTTGTTATTGAGGTGTGATTTATTAGGAAAGCTACTGAAAGAAGCTCCAAAACCAGAAGCCACATAGGCAGCTGACTAGTGCTCCTCACTCTTTAAAGCCTTCCTTTCATCCTATGCAAACTTCTCAACTCATAGACTACCCCATCTGCTGCTTCGTCAGTCGGATTGACGGCCTTGCCAGTCTGACTTTGGTTCCGCTACTGAGGAAGGCAGCGCTCTTCATATtctgatttctctctttctcaaagCACCCTGCACCCTTCAAAAATCCTAAAACTGTTTTTAGTAAGTGGTCTGTATAGGTTCTCTCAGAGCTTAGCTCTAATTTTATCAGCCATGAAACCATGCCATATGAAGTTGTTCAGGAATAAATGATGCTTTCAATACTATGGATTGCATTTTTAGCTCAAGTAAAATTCCACTCTGTTATGATCAGAAACATAAAGACAATTCTGGTCATTATATTGTTCAGCCAAGAAGTCAAAAGATCTAAATCTCTCCACAGGAGGATTAAGttgtaaaatgcctttttaaCTTCATTCCTATGATTTTAACATGTAATATACGATGGGATTGGATGTCAGACAATTTCTAGGCTTCCAATAGGGACCGAACAGTGCCCTGGGGTGAGCATGAGGGCCAAGGCGCAGAGGCTGTGGCAGGTGCACAGGGGACTGTGCTCCCCACCAGTACCTCCGACAGCTGACCTTCCTTCAAAATGAGCCCCTGTGGCTGTGGgcctgctgcaaagctgccgcagGGATGCTCTGCTGTATGTTCTTGCAGAATGTGGCCAGAAGTTCCACCTTCTCCGCATCTTCCCACCTGCATAATACGCCTTTCGAGAGCCCTTCACAAAACATGGTGAGTGCTCGGGGAGGTGCTTTGCTGCAAGTGCGGAAGAAGAGGAGGGGGCGTTCTGTAACAGTGAATTCTCTGTCCACCAACTCTTCATCCTGAAGAAGCTCCCAACTAAGCTATTTATtcataaaatacaggaaaaaaaacaactaactccagcagcagcagaactaatTAAGTCTGGGTTCTCTGGATTTATGTCctcttgttggctttcttttgaCTGAAATGGAACATTTATCTCCCAGGGGATTAGTCTCTTGTACCTTATCAGCCTTTCCTTCAGTGGGGGCACCAGTATGGTCACCTTTCTCTATCTCACTGCTTTTCTTAATTAAACTTTTAGGCATGTAATTCTTTTGAGAATCCTCTTCTCTGTCGAAATTGATTGATATTTCAGGTTTAAAAGTTCTTCAAAAAAGTAGGGGTCTAGATGGACAGATAACATGGCCAAAGTATCACTTCTTTTGGACACCAAGCTCTTAGATAGAAAACCCAATATTTAATACATGATATTCTGCAAAGTGAAGAGAACAATTTTGCTTCCTTTGAAGTATAATGGAAAAGATTTTCTTCAAATCAATGTCAGTATCATTTCATCTAATTTGATAACCTGAAAAAGGGACTGTGTGCCTGAAAGCTTATTCACTTTTTAGCTATATTAGCTAGTCTATTATAATACATTATTTCTCCCTTCAAAACTTGCTTCTTGCCTAATTAGAGACCCTGGTGAATTCTCATTAAATCTCTCAAGGAGTATTTCTCCCTGAGGAGGTCCTGAGGCCAGTGAACTAGATTCAGATTTATGATAGATACATGATTAGATTAAACTAGTGGGAGAATTAAATATGTAACCTGCACATGCAAATGTTTATAAATGTATTAATCTAAAATACTACATTATTTAACATTGAATTATTGAGATTAGAAAAATAATGTTCCCATTTCTCAGTCTGTTGcagactatttttttttacctttttggGGGCAGATGATGATATTTTATATTAAAGCTAAATCATCAGACTGAGCAATGACAAGTCTAAATACGTGCTCTCCATTTAGAAATGTAGTCTCAACATGACTTAGGGTCTAGCCCATGGTATTTACTGTCAGCATTAATAACTTCTGTTGAGAAACTGTCCTTTGTTTAGTATTTCAGCAAATTCACCTGATGACTTTTCATCTTTGAATAATATATGCATGAAACAACAGCGTATGtctgctcttctttctgcttCACCCTTCTACAACTAGAAATTCCTGCTTTTTATTAGTAAGAACTACCTGTAAACTTCTAACATGAATTATTTGGCATATACCTTTTGTCACAAGAGAAAAGCACACAAGCTGACCTGTGCCGCAACTTTTTCAGTGAGCATAACTGGGAAACTCATTTTGCCAAGGGACTGCTGAGGCACAGAGTGATTAAATGACTAGCCCACGGTCAAAGATTGTGGTGcgtgtagggaaaaaaaatacagctaccTAAGCAAGCATCCTAAGCACAGGAGCATCCTATCTCTGCAGAGATTGCTCAAGAAGGCAAAAATAAATGGTCTGGATTTACTGTGAGTGTATAGCCAGTAATTAGATGGtctcttttctcttatttttaaaagagcaggtTCTATTAACTTTTTAGCCTTAGCATTTAAACTGTTTTTGATGGTCGATACAGTTCAATTAGTCTTCTTCTAGTTATCAATCTGTTGTTACCTTAATGGCATTCAGAATACTAATTCACTCCTTAATGAATCAGGAAATCTGAATGGAAAGATTCATTTGGCAATTTTTCTAAAAACTGTAGTAATAGGATTAGCCATTTTTGTCACTTTTTATGTCAAATTTCATCAGAACAAAATTTATCAGTAACGATCTCAGGTGGCTTCAGTAAAGGCAGGAGACAATCCATGAAGATTGATAAAAACTTTCCAACcagcctgctcctcctcctcctcctccccatgcgCAGCAGAGATCAGCACTTCGCTGGACTGATCCCATGCTGGCTTCCATAGTCCTGCTGGTGGCTAATGACAGCAAACAGCAGTACAGAAACAAAGAAGCAGATACATGGAAATCTTTAACAAAGTGACATCAAAACTACACCTTACAAATAACACATGAACTAAATTTTGTCTGTGGCTTGGTGAAGACTTGATCCTGATTGTGACGATCGATATGGAGGATTAGGTTCTAAAATGCAGAACATTGACATTTGCAGTACATTTGAAACAACTATTTCAAATTCATAGGTTCACAGGTATGTAACTAAGAGTTTAAGGtctaaaataactgtatttttacATGAGAAGTACATCCACAGAGCACAACATTGAAACAACATTTTATCTCTTGCTTTTCTTGCTGAATGAACCACTTATGTTGGCTATTGTGCTTTTTGACAAAATACTGAAGCATTTTAAGCACTGCTCACCTATTTTGTTTCCACTTGCTAAAATTCAGAAGGTCAGCTCTGCCTTTTTAATCATTCACTGCCACACTTCTGAGTTGAATAACCCCAAGTATACTATCGATAATTAAAGTACTGCAGAATAGTATCTCAGAAGCATACGCAGGTAAAATGATAAAATCTAaaagtgctttataaatatttatttaaagagttTCTCCAGAATCAAGCATTTTCAGATTTAGTCTGTACAACAAAATATGCTGATTAACATTCACCAGAATTTGATGATAGAAATTCTTaaaggttttcattttgcttaaaaattgtaGAAGTATCCTTTGATCTCCTGTGGTTTTTTACAAATACAGTTAGTCTTTGGAGAGCTTCTGACAAACCTTCTCCTGTGATGGCACAACAGGGTTGTACATACCAATTTCTGTCACTGCAGTACTTTTTCATGTTGAATCTCCTGGTTACTTCCTCAGCATTCACAGCTCCAGGCAAATCCTGTTTGTTTGCTAGCAGAACTACTGGTACACTCTTAATAAATTCGTTCTTTAAAATGAGTTCAAATTCTTTCTTTGATTCTTCCAGACGTTGCTTATCAGAGCTATCCACAACATACAGAAGCCCATCTGCATTTTCCAAGAAATTGCACCAAAGCCGCCTCATTTCTTGTTGTCCTCCAACATCCCAAAAGGTCAATGAAAAATCCTTCTCGGTTTCAATCATATCAACATTAAAGCCAATTGTTGGAATTGTTAGAAAAACATCGTTGTACTTTAACTTGTACAATAGCGTAGATTTTCCTGCAGAATCAAGTCCTAACATTAATATATTGCCTTGTTTGACTTTGGAGTCTTTGGTGTTGTGGAGGCCCATTTATGCTGTGGTATCCTGTATTAAGCCTTTAAAGATGGTATTTGCTGTCTTCTGTGAAGCCAATTTTTGTCAGTAAGCCTTCTTTCTTCCTCCGTGAGATGAAGCACAAAGTgtaaggaagaggaagaggaagaagcagcCTTGTGCTacgaaaaataaagaaaagctctgTACAAATACATTCTGGCTTTTATCAACTTGATAAAAAGCAAATGATATTTATGAAGGTGTAATGTTCAGTGCCAAGCCTGTGGGTGGAACAACTATGAGTAATGTACTGATTGGTCACAGAGCCCAAAGGTTACAGGCTTTGAGCATGTTTGAACAGTGAACCATAGTTACAAGATCATCCTTCTCTAGAATTTAAGAACTGATCATCTATTATAAAATTTTGTATGCTGAACCAGCAGTGGTCTGGTTATACTCCGTCATCCTGTGAGCTAGGAATCATTAGCTCCCTCCCACTGTTTCAGTGTGTACCCGGAGAGAAAGGACTTTATTACTCTATCAGCatcctttttggaaaagaaacctAATATAAACACAGTCATTGAGGAGGGGAGATCTTACAGGTTTGTGCATAATTAACAATCCATGAAATGACAAGGTACATGGATTTATCAGTGTATCTCATCTATCAGCAACAGATTAATCTCAAGTGGTTTCTAACATAAATCTATATAGATACATGGACTCGATCAACCATAGCAGAACttgatttaaaagtttttctgCTCTAAAGGTGGCTAACTTTTActctgttatttttcttcctgctcattCATATGTCAGGCTGTCTGCTTTGACTGTAGTATTAGAGGTGTAAACTAGGTGAGTTAcgtttttttgaaaatttttgttAACCGCACTCTGCACATTGGAAATTAAATACAGGTCTTATGATCTGGTCATGGCTGAGATTCAGCtacctgaaattaaaaatatgtattagcTTTATTATGATCTAGTCTGCTGTTGCACACTGATATTATGACCAAGATTTCTTACAAGAAAGGAGTCAGAAGAGGGGAAATAACTGTCTCAATCATTTTTGCCAGCATTCTAAATAGTAGAATGATAAAGAGAAGGAATTGAAAATTGAGTCTAATATTACTTAATTCATATTGAGTCTCAGTTCTTTTTGACAGCTAGTAGATCCGTGTAGGGCTAGTATAATGCAGACTGATCATTTTCGCAATACTTATTTGCCCTTGCACTCAGATGGACTAGTAGTTAGTATTACCACTTGTCTTCGCTTCAAGAACTATATAAAGAGGAATAAGATGTAAAGGCTATCTGGCCAAATGAACCGCTGACTGACAGGGCAGTCGTTTTGATAATTATGACATTGGTTGCCCAAGTATTATACATGTTCTGTAAAATAAACCTCTCTCTCGATAGCCAAGTTACAGTCTAGTCTCTCTTTAAGCTGAAAGGGTTATAGCAGAACTCCTAATTGGGGACAACAGAAGATTACAGTGACATACTCATTGTAGGACTGCTgtacatttttcatatttaataacATGTATAGAATATGTATAGGATTTCTTTCAAGAGAAGATCATGATATATTAAACCATGGAGGAAAGTGTTTGCCTTTCTTTATAAATAATGTATATGAATGAATTGAAAGATGGGGAGACAGGAAACTATGCAAAGCACATTGTTAACTCAGTCAAATGAATCATAATTCCCTGCAAAATAGCATgtcatttcctttgaaatatgGTTATCTTGATAAAGGGCAAAACTTCCCTTCTGTGCAAGCTGTGACAGAATGGATGGATTATCTGCATCTTTGCGTAGTGCTGCGATCTAAAGATAACTTACAG carries:
- the ARL14 gene encoding ADP-ribosylation factor-like protein 14, which produces MGLHNTKDSKVKQGNILMLGLDSAGKSTLLYKLKYNDVFLTIPTIGFNVDMIETEKDFSLTFWDVGGQQEMRRLWCNFLENADGLLYVVDSSDKQRLEESKKEFELILKNEFIKSVPVVLLANKQDLPGAVNAEEVTRRFNMKKYCSDRNWYVQPCCAITGEGLSEALQRLTVFVKNHRRSKDTSTIFKQNENL